Genomic segment of Cetobacterium somerae ATCC BAA-474:
CAGCTTTTAATTTTAAAATCTATAAGTAATTCCAACTCCTCCTTGAGGTTGAAGTTTCCAATCTTTTTGCGAAGAACCCCAAACTTGATTTGAATACTTGACTTGCACAAATAAATCCATTGTTAAATCTTCAGAATGATTATATATTATTTTTAATTGAGGTAAAACAAAAGCATTAAACATATTAGAGTAACTTTTATCACTATCTAATTTTGTTGGCCATAACCAACCATACCCATGATTTATTATCCAAAATGTTGGCTTCCAATTCTTTTCACTACTACTTGTGAATATATACGGATCAAAACCTGTAGCAAAATTAAATTGAAGATTTGTTCTTTTATTAAATTGATAAATATTTTTAGAATATTCAAGCCAAGAAACAATTGCAAAGTAATTCATCTCCTCTTTTTTATCAATTTTAAAATCACCATTATACCATTCCTTAGATAAGTATCCGTTAAATTGAAATTTAAAATCTTCATAAATTTTAAATTGTGTTAATAAATTAAGTGCAGCATGATTCATATGACCATTAGGATTAGATTTTACAAATGATCCATAGTAATATAATGGTTGTATCGCAAATTGCAATACTTCAAAATTTTCACTCTTTGGAAAATATTTATAAAAATCTAAAGAGGAACTTATCCAAGTCCAATATTTATCATCAGAATCTTTAAAAAAATTTGTTTGTCTAGCTCCTATTTGAGTTCTCCAAATAGCTTTAGTATCAAAAAAGTTTGTATGAATATATTCAAAATAGCCCTTAGGTACACTAAAATTATGATTAGCTTTATTACTATCTTTTTCATATTCACCGCTATAGATATTCATTAATCTATTCCATTCAAAAAATAATGACCATTGAGGTGTGAATGTATAATCTAAGTAAAGCATAGGATGAGCTGTCGCAGTTTTATACTTACCGGAATTTCCATAAATTGTAAATATAGTTCCAACTTCTCCATAAGGAGTAAATGAATTTTCTAAGAAATTTGTTTCTTGTTTTATTCTCTTATCATAAGAAGTTTGTATGCTGTTTCCAATCTCTGTATTTTTGAGTTCTGCAAAAGCTTTATTACATAAAATTGAAGTTAAAAGAAAAGAAAATATCAAATATCGTTTCTTCATAAATTACTCTCCTCATCTTTAGTTATACTA
This window contains:
- a CDS encoding FomA family porin-like outer membrane protein — protein: MKKRYLIFSFLLTSILCNKAFAELKNTEIGNSIQTSYDKRIKQETNFLENSFTPYGEVGTIFTIYGNSGKYKTATAHPMLYLDYTFTPQWSLFFEWNRLMNIYSGEYEKDSNKANHNFSVPKGYFEYIHTNFFDTKAIWRTQIGARQTNFFKDSDDKYWTWISSSLDFYKYFPKSENFEVLQFAIQPLYYYGSFVKSNPNGHMNHAALNLLTQFKIYEDFKFQFNGYLSKEWYNGDFKIDKKEEMNYFAIVSWLEYSKNIYQFNKRTNLQFNFATGFDPYIFTSSSEKNWKPTFWIINHGYGWLWPTKLDSDKSYSNMFNAFVLPQLKIIYNHSEDLTMDLFVQVKYSNQVWGSSQKDWKLQPQGGVGITYRF